From the Nitrobacter hamburgensis X14 genome, one window contains:
- a CDS encoding glycosyltransferase family 39 protein, with product MGLTGTRSARAVVLTVLALVALRLVCAALTPLTFDEAYYWTWSKHLAGGYYDHPPLVAIVIRLGTMIAGDTEFGVRLVSILLALPMSFAVYRATVLLFDSARAAATATVLLNVMLMVAAGTVIVTPDAPLMAASSFVLLCLAELLATGRRAWWLAVGAAVGAALVSKYTALFFGPVILIWLLAVPELRRWLRSPWPYLGGLVALAIFSPVVIWNADHHWVSFAKQFGRARVDQFTLRYIIELIPTQIAFATPPVFVLAAMGLFALSKRDEGTRAARALISATVWTLTIYFVWHSLHARVEANWFGPIYPALAVAAAVAADVTRWKPRGRHIADVCRRWAVPVGVAMLVALVVQVNTGLLSGYRRDASVRSVGVGWRGLATEIEAVRAKTGARCVLAQSYGVASWLRFYLPKDTCVVQRFERIRWINGPQPAADQLTGKLLYVDDGLEGWGRPARYFNHVEKVATLERKRGPLTVETFEIDVVADPKGDVLEPLPAGLK from the coding sequence ATGGGTCTGACCGGGACGCGGTCCGCCCGCGCCGTTGTTCTCACGGTCCTCGCGCTGGTGGCGCTGCGGCTAGTCTGCGCGGCGCTGACGCCGCTGACGTTCGACGAGGCCTATTACTGGACCTGGTCGAAGCATCTGGCCGGCGGCTATTACGATCATCCGCCGCTGGTGGCGATCGTGATCCGCCTCGGCACCATGATCGCCGGCGATACCGAATTCGGCGTCCGGCTGGTCTCGATCCTGCTGGCGCTGCCGATGAGCTTTGCGGTCTATCGCGCCACAGTGCTGCTGTTCGACAGCGCGCGTGCGGCGGCGACGGCAACCGTTCTTCTCAACGTCATGCTGATGGTGGCGGCCGGCACCGTGATCGTGACGCCGGACGCGCCGCTGATGGCGGCATCGAGTTTCGTGCTGCTGTGTCTCGCCGAATTGCTCGCGACCGGACGCAGGGCCTGGTGGCTCGCGGTGGGCGCGGCTGTGGGCGCAGCGCTGGTGTCGAAATATACCGCGCTGTTCTTCGGTCCGGTGATCCTTATCTGGCTGTTGGCCGTGCCGGAATTGCGCCGCTGGCTGAGGTCGCCGTGGCCCTATCTCGGCGGGCTGGTCGCGCTGGCGATATTCTCGCCGGTCGTGATCTGGAACGCCGACCACCATTGGGTGTCGTTCGCCAAGCAGTTCGGCCGCGCGCGCGTGGACCAGTTCACCCTTCGCTACATTATCGAGTTGATCCCGACGCAAATCGCCTTCGCGACCCCGCCGGTGTTCGTTCTCGCCGCGATGGGGCTATTTGCATTGTCGAAGCGCGACGAGGGCACGCGGGCCGCGCGGGCGCTGATCAGCGCGACGGTCTGGACGCTGACGATCTATTTCGTCTGGCATTCGCTGCACGCTCGCGTCGAGGCCAACTGGTTCGGGCCGATCTATCCGGCACTGGCGGTCGCAGCCGCGGTGGCCGCCGACGTCACGCGCTGGAAGCCGCGCGGCCGGCATATCGCCGATGTCTGCCGCCGCTGGGCGGTGCCGGTGGGCGTTGCGATGTTGGTGGCGCTGGTGGTGCAGGTGAACACCGGCCTTCTCTCAGGATATCGGCGCGATGCCTCGGTGCGCAGCGTCGGTGTCGGCTGGCGCGGGCTTGCCACTGAGATCGAGGCGGTGCGCGCGAAAACCGGCGCGCGCTGCGTACTGGCTCAAAGCTATGGCGTCGCGAGCTGGCTTCGGTTTTACCTGCCGAAGGATACTTGCGTGGTGCAGCGTTTCGAGCGCATCCGCTGGATCAACGGTCCGCAGCCGGCAGCCGACCAGCTCACGGGCAAACTGCTCTATGTCGATGACGGATTGGAAGGGTGGGGGCGCCCCGCGCGGTATTTCAATCACGTCGAGAAGGTTGCAACCCTGGAACGCAAGCGCGGGCCCCTGACGGTCGAGACCTTCGAGATCGATGTGGTGGCGGACCCCAAGGGCGACGTGCTCGAGCCGCTACCGGCGGGGCTGAAGTAG
- a CDS encoding glycosyltransferase yields MNEAIRPAPVDPSTGMPRQLSVVVPTFNERDNVVALYRKLSAALTGIAWEAIYVDDNSPDGTFDVVRKLAAIDPRVRCIRRIGRRGLSGACIEGILASSAPCTAVMDADLQHDETRLPKMLALLESDAADLVVGSRYIEGGSADSFDKQRAGFSMLATSVAKRLLHIEIADPMSGFFMIRRDRFEQLAPELSIQGFKILLDVIATARGALRVTEIPFTFGSRLHGESKLDSMVALDFLGLVLAKLTRDAVSLRFLLFALVGSVGVVVHFAGLFVALDALRWPFPHSQAFGAVLAMTSNFLLNNFLTYRDQRLKGIGILRGLLVFYLVCSVGLLANVGVAFSVYNQEPIWWLAGAAGALMGVVWNYAVSSLFVWRRR; encoded by the coding sequence CTTTCAACGAGCGCGACAACGTGGTTGCGCTGTACCGGAAGTTGTCGGCCGCGCTGACGGGAATCGCGTGGGAAGCCATCTATGTCGACGACAACTCCCCCGACGGGACCTTCGACGTGGTGCGGAAGCTGGCCGCGATCGATCCGCGCGTTCGCTGCATCAGGCGGATCGGACGGCGCGGCCTATCGGGCGCGTGCATCGAGGGCATTTTGGCATCGAGCGCGCCGTGCACCGCGGTGATGGATGCCGACCTTCAGCACGATGAAACCCGGTTGCCGAAGATGCTCGCGCTTCTGGAAAGCGACGCCGCCGACCTCGTGGTCGGCAGCCGTTACATCGAAGGCGGCAGCGCCGACAGCTTCGACAAGCAGCGCGCGGGCTTCAGCATGCTGGCAACCTCGGTCGCGAAGCGGCTGCTGCACATCGAGATCGCCGACCCCATGAGCGGCTTTTTCATGATCCGCCGCGACCGCTTCGAACAGCTCGCGCCCGAGCTTTCGATCCAGGGCTTCAAGATCCTGCTCGACGTGATCGCAACCGCGCGCGGCGCGTTGCGCGTCACGGAAATTCCCTTCACGTTCGGCTCGCGGCTGCACGGCGAGAGCAAGCTGGATTCGATGGTCGCGCTGGACTTCCTCGGCCTGGTGCTGGCGAAGCTGACGCGTGATGCGGTCTCGCTACGATTCCTGCTGTTCGCGCTGGTCGGGTCGGTCGGCGTCGTCGTCCATTTCGCCGGTCTGTTTGTCGCGCTTGATGCGCTGCGATGGCCGTTTCCGCACTCGCAGGCTTTTGGCGCGGTCCTGGCGATGACCAGCAATTTCCTGCTCAACAACTTCCTGACCTATCGCGACCAGCGCCTGAAAGGGATCGGGATCCTGCGCGGCCTCCTTGTTTTCTACTTGGTGTGCAGCGTCGGTCTGCTCGCCAATGTCGGCGTCGCGTTCTCGGTCTACAATCAGGAGCCGATCTGGTGGCTGGCAGGCGCCGCCGGCGCGCTGATGGGCGTGGTCTGGAACTACGCGGTGTCCAGCCTGTTCGTTTGGCGCAGGCGATAG